The genome window GTTTGGGCAGGCGTGCTTTGATGAAGGTATGGTGAAAGCAACCTATGGCACTGGAAACTTCATACTCGTCAATACAGGTGATAAAATAAAGTATTCCCAAAACCTTCTCACGACCATAGCTTGGGGATTGAATGGAAAAGTCAGCTATGCCCTCGAGGGAAGCGTTTTTATAACCGGCGCAGCTGTCCAGTGGCTTAGGGATGGGTTAAAAATTATCAATAGTGCAGCTGAAACTGAAGAACTTGCATCAAAGTTAGCATCAAATGATGGAGTTTACTTTGTACCAGCCTTTGTCGGTCTCGGTGCTCCTTACTGGGATCAGTTTGCAAGGGGTTTGATAATTGGTATAACAAGAGGCACTACAAGGGAGCACTTCGCGAGGGCTACGCTTGAGGCGATAGCGTATCTCACGAAAGATGTGATAGATGAGATGGAGAAGGAAGTTCCAATCAAAGAGCTTAGGGTTGATGGGGGGGCAACCAAGAACAACTTCCTCATGCAGTTCCAAGCTGACATCTTAGGAAAAACGGTCATAAGACCTGTTGTTCAAGAGACAACCGCTTTGGGAGCTGCATATCTTGCTGGTTTAGCAGTGGGCTACTGGGAAAGCTTGGAGGAAATCGGAGAACTTTGGAAAGTTGAAAAAGTGTTTGAGCCAAAGATGAACGAGAAAGAGAGGGGAAAGCTCTACAAGGGTTGGAAAGAGGCCGTAAAGAGAGCTCTAGGATGGGCGAGAATAGTTGAGAGCTGACATTTCGGAGGGTATTTAAACCTGGCGTTGTAAAAGCTTTAGCCAAGTATTTGTGTTGAGCTGGAGGTGTAATCATGAAGACTAAAGTCGCTATTATCGGTGGGGGGATTGTTGGTGCAAGCATTGCCAGAGTTCTCAGCAAGTATGAGAATCTTGAAGTTCATCTCATTGAGAAGGAAGCTGATGTCGGTTGGGGGGTCAGCAAGGCAAATACAGCTTTAATCCATGGGGGTTACGATGACGACCCAGACAAATACCCAATGAGAGCAAAGCTGTGCATAAAGGGAAATCGCTTATGGCACCAATGGGTTAAGGAGCTTGAGATTCCCCACATATGGAATGGGGCATTGATTGTTGCCCTTAAAGATGAGGACTTTGATGAGCTTGAGCGGTTATTAGAGAGAGGACAGAGAAATGGCGTTCCAGAGATGAGAATAATTGATAGGGAGGAACTATTTCATCTCGAGCCCAATGTGAATCCAAACGCCTTGGGTGCTCTTTGGGTGCCGATAGTTGGTCAGATAGGGTCAATACCAGCTGTAATTGCAATTGTTGAGAATGCTGTTGCTAACGGGGTAAAGGTTCACTTAGAGACAGAAGTTAGAGGAATAAAAGTAGAGAACGGAGAAGTTAAAGGTGTTGAGACGAACAATGGCTTCATTGAGGCTGATATTGTAATAAATGCTGCTGGTCTCTATGCTGATGAAATATCGAAGATTGCTGGAATTGATTATTTCGAAATTCACCCGAGAAAAGGTGAATACTGGATTTTTGATGAAGGAATTCCGGGTCCAAATCATGTTCTCTTTCCAACACCGACTCCAATAAGCAAAGGTGTTGTTGTCACAACTGAAATTTCTGGTCATCTAATGATTGGGCCAAACGCTCAAGATTTGCCTAAGGACTACAAGGACGACACAAGCACAACGAGGGAAGGTCTTGAGGAGGTCTGGCAAAAAGCTCAGGAAATCTGGCCGAATTTACCTCCGAGATGGAAGGTCATCAGGACTTTTGCTGGGTTAAGACCAGAGCCCACTGGAGGGGACTTTATAATTAAAGCTGAGGAAGAAGTTCAAGGCTTCATAAATGTTGCCGGAATCAGGTCGCCTGGCTTAACTTCAGCCCCAGCAATCGGATACGAAGTTAGGGACATCATTGAGAGGGATTTGGGAATCAAGCTTAAGGAAAAGGAGAAGTGGAACCCATATCGCAAAGAAATCACTCACTTCTTCATGCTTCAGCCTAATCAAATCAATGAACTCGTAAAGAAGAACCCAGCTTATGGCAGAATTGTCTGCCGCTGTAACAAAGTTAGCGAGGGGGATGTTTTAGAGGCAATTGAGAGGATGAAGTTCATTGGAGTTAAAACGCCGAGTGTTGATTCAGTTAAGTTCAGAACAAAAGCCACAACAGGAACTTGTCAAGGCTCATTCTGTAAGGTAGTGATAATCAATCTGCTGGCTAGAGAATATGGTATCCCTCCATGGAAAGTTACCCTCAAAGGTAAAGGCAGTGAGATTGGTATTGGGGATGTTAAAGTCCTCCTTAGGGGTGAGGCCCAATGAATTCAACTATGCTCCAGTACGATGTTGTCGTTATTGGCGGTGGTCCAGCGGGTTTAGCGGCTGCTGTTAAAGCTAGAGAGTATGGATTAAATGTCCTTCTCCTCGATGAGAACGATTATCTTGGCGGAATTTTGCCGCAGTGCATTCATCCGGGCTTTGGAATTCACTATTTCAGAGAAGAGCTTACTGGACCAGAGTTCTCTCACAGATTCGTGCAGAGGGTTAAGGATCTTAAGATTGACTACTTTGTAAAGGCAAGAGTTCTTGAGATTAAGAACTATTCAGACTTGGAAAAGATTGTGGTGTTCACTTCGCCTGAGGGTGCTTTTGAGGTGTGGACTAAGGCAATTATCTACGCTACTGGAGCAAGGGAACGGCATGCATTTGAGATTGGCATTGTTGGAGATAGAGTGGCTGGGATATATACGGCAGGAGAAGCTCAAACGCTCATGGACATTTACGGTGTAATGCCGGGAAAAGAGGTTGTGATAGTGGGCTCTGGAGATGTTGGCTTGATAATGGCTCGCCGCTTTGCACTTGAGGGGGCGAAAGTCAAAGCAGTGATTGAGCTGATGCCCTATCCTGGGGGTTTGGCGAGAAATGTAATGATTCTGAGGGATTTTAACATTCCCCTATACTTGAGTCATAAAGTTGTTGAGGTCAGAGGAAAGAAGAGGGTTGAGAAAGTTAAGGTCGTGAAGGTTGATGAAAACCTAAGAGAAATTCCAGGAACTGAGTTCTGGATCGAATGTGACACCATAATAATTTCAGCCGGTTTGATTCCACAGGTGAAGCTCTTAACGGACATAGGTGTTGAAATAGACCCAGCCACTGGAGGGCCTGTGGTCAATGACCTACTAGAAACCACAGTTCCAGGGATATTCGTTGCTGGGAATTCTTTGCTGATAAATGACTTGGTGGATTATGTTGCTGAGCAAGGTGAATTGGCTGCTTATGGAGCAAAGCTGTTCATTGAAAACGGGGGAATTCCAGCTGAGAAGTGGATAAAGCTCGAAAAAGGTAACAACATTCGCTTAGCTGTTCCTCACTACTTAAGCGGCAAGAGAGATGTTTACATTTATGTAAGAGTCAAAAAGCCCATGGAAAATGTTGTAC of Thermococcus sp. M39 contains these proteins:
- a CDS encoding NAD(P)/FAD-dependent oxidoreductase, translated to MNSTMLQYDVVVIGGGPAGLAAAVKAREYGLNVLLLDENDYLGGILPQCIHPGFGIHYFREELTGPEFSHRFVQRVKDLKIDYFVKARVLEIKNYSDLEKIVVFTSPEGAFEVWTKAIIYATGARERHAFEIGIVGDRVAGIYTAGEAQTLMDIYGVMPGKEVVIVGSGDVGLIMARRFALEGAKVKAVIELMPYPGGLARNVMILRDFNIPLYLSHKVVEVRGKKRVEKVKVVKVDENLREIPGTEFWIECDTIIISAGLIPQVKLLTDIGVEIDPATGGPVVNDLLETTVPGIFVAGNSLLINDLVDYVAEQGELAAYGAKLFIENGGIPAEKWIKLEKGNNIRLAVPHYLSGKRDVYIYVRVKKPMENVVLNFPEIDKKIRLPVVRPAEMLRIRLRKEEIAKAKDKITIEVIQQ
- the glpK gene encoding glycerol kinase GlpK; the protein is MDKFILSLDEGTTSARAIIFDKESNILGVGQYEFPQYYPKPGWVEHNPEEIWDAQLRAIKTALEKAKIIPEQIATIGVTNQRETTIIWDKDGKPVYNAIVWQCRRTAEMIEDIKRNYGEMIKEKTGLVPDAYFSASKIKWLLDNVPGLREKAQKGEVMFGTIDTFLIYKLTGKHVTDYSNASRTMLFNIKKLEWDEDLLEIFGIPDAILPEVKESSEIYGYTKKELFGVEIPVSGDAGDQQAALFGQACFDEGMVKATYGTGNFILVNTGDKIKYSQNLLTTIAWGLNGKVSYALEGSVFITGAAVQWLRDGLKIINSAAETEELASKLASNDGVYFVPAFVGLGAPYWDQFARGLIIGITRGTTREHFARATLEAIAYLTKDVIDEMEKEVPIKELRVDGGATKNNFLMQFQADILGKTVIRPVVQETTALGAAYLAGLAVGYWESLEEIGELWKVEKVFEPKMNEKERGKLYKGWKEAVKRALGWARIVES
- a CDS encoding NAD(P)/FAD-dependent oxidoreductase; amino-acid sequence: MKTKVAIIGGGIVGASIARVLSKYENLEVHLIEKEADVGWGVSKANTALIHGGYDDDPDKYPMRAKLCIKGNRLWHQWVKELEIPHIWNGALIVALKDEDFDELERLLERGQRNGVPEMRIIDREELFHLEPNVNPNALGALWVPIVGQIGSIPAVIAIVENAVANGVKVHLETEVRGIKVENGEVKGVETNNGFIEADIVINAAGLYADEISKIAGIDYFEIHPRKGEYWIFDEGIPGPNHVLFPTPTPISKGVVVTTEISGHLMIGPNAQDLPKDYKDDTSTTREGLEEVWQKAQEIWPNLPPRWKVIRTFAGLRPEPTGGDFIIKAEEEVQGFINVAGIRSPGLTSAPAIGYEVRDIIERDLGIKLKEKEKWNPYRKEITHFFMLQPNQINELVKKNPAYGRIVCRCNKVSEGDVLEAIERMKFIGVKTPSVDSVKFRTKATTGTCQGSFCKVVIINLLAREYGIPPWKVTLKGKGSEIGIGDVKVLLRGEAQ